From the genome of Fundulus heteroclitus isolate FHET01 chromosome 7, MU-UCD_Fhet_4.1, whole genome shotgun sequence, one region includes:
- the LOC105938369 gene encoding uncharacterized protein LOC105938369 isoform X2, with translation MPKDMKEPGALEVPDKQEARVEAANALLFLQGQGSSTVDGPSRGERPEKEEPEAAAEKSGSSSFSTDEDDGRDEAPERDRKKGKFAQMPDISINFDDILKALKKENRALRESVEKMSLSESAFRNDAEKVRFYTGLPNYFVLETVMWLLAPHMDGMKNVKLSKFQQLLLTLMRLRLDLRNQDLAYRFGVKAGTVARTVHRMVNIMSSTLVPTAVFWPSRAELRKEPAGGPASVPPRLRRHRGLLHRPPGGARLGGGGAGRAALRGHGAGLQLIKVSDRRGAAGRGHLRVAGRARERQRQEPGRGLRLPVQAAPRRRRAVLPRPGHRGVCGGPRSSAQHNGRLQGRR, from the exons ATGCCTAAAG ACATGAAGGAGCCAGGCGCCTTGGAGGTCCCCGACAAGCAGGAGGCGCGCGTGGAGGCCGCCAACGCCCTGCTGTTCCTCCAGGGCCAGGGCAGCTCCACCGTGGACGGGCCCAGCCGAGGGGAGCGTCCCGAAAAGGAGGAGCCGGAGGCCGCGGCAGAGAAGAGCGGGTCTTCGTCCTTCAGCACCGACGAAGACGACGGGCGTGACGAGGCCCCCGAGAGAGACCGGAAGAAAGGAAAGTTTGCTCAGATGCCAGACATATCCATCAACTTCGACGACATCCTGAAAGCTTTAAAGAAGGAGAACCGGGCTCTGAGGGAGTCCGTGGAGAAAATGTCTCTCTCCGAGAGCGCGTTCAGGAACGATGCCGAAAAGGTCCGGTTCTACACCGGCTTGCCCAACTACTTCGTCTTGGAGACTGTCATGTGGCTGCTGGCGCCGCACATGGACGGCATGAAAAACGTCAAGCTGTCCAAGTTCCAGCAGCTTCTGCTCACCCTCATGCGCCTCCGGCTGGACCTCCGCAACCAGGACCTGGCCTACCGCTTCGGGGTGAAAGCCGGCACGGTGGCCAGAACGGTGCACCGGATGGTCAACATCATGTCCTCCACGCTGGTGCCGACGGCGGTCTTCTGGCCCTCCAGGGCGGAGCTCCGTAAAGAACCTGCCGGCGGCCCTGCGAGCGTCCCACCCAGACTGCGCCGTCATCGTGGACTGCTTCACCGTCCCCCTGGAGGAGCCCGTCTcggcggcggcggagcaggaagAGCCGCGCTGCGAGGGCACGGGGCCGGCCTACAGCTCATTAAAGTATCTGATCGGCGTGGCGCCGCAGGGCGTGGTCACCTTCGTGTCGCGGGGCGCGCCCGGGAGCGTCAGCGACAAGAGCCTGGCCGAGGGCTGCGGCTTCCTGTGCAAGCTGCTCCCCGGCGACGTCGTGCTGTCCTGCCGCGACCTGGACATCGCGGAGTCTGTGGCGGCCCGCGGAGCTCTGCTCAGCATAACGGGCGCCTGCAGGGCCGGAGGTAG
- the lats2 gene encoding serine/threonine-protein kinase LATS2: MRPKTFPAAPYVGNTRQRLQEIKEGLKQPAKLVSQALHGGSSRSEGSRAADSKSGKDTANRQQQLRPPQKFNNYQNALREIRRSLMPFANESGEAGEVNRQMLQELVNAGCDQEMAVRALKQTGSRNIEAALEFISKMGYLDPRNELIVRVIKQTSPGKAGMQNTMDHRPALEVPSEAGAMPPYHQMYDGAAGYGPESDMPRGYMAAPPVMNYMLPPSSAAQVPAMGNPMGRPPSIGSYPPVMPTQSNPGGVMYPPGAPQKGYPGSMEQHGPMMSYNVPGQPLQLQPQPPGGPVPGPHYDYGHGRQHMMEPAGYGVKRTPSFQNKMQPPPMGPPDGYVNMQGKGPLAQNGTGGGGGYPANLYLSAHAHPRQASPTSHQVHMMSRSPGGVPSMGPEFSDLPQGLLTPSRASLNLDLYEHHWAGPPGAEGTPAARQPQPQGPFRGEVRVPSRTNSFNSRSAAPSGVRPPMAAPPTAGKQESPLGPPNTITAVTSPPIQQPVKSIRVMRPEPKTAVGPCHPGWMTAQAQDAVEGLPYMPEETYPLEAAQEPRCPPPPYPKSLLMPGAAGDPGVLEGAGASAADVSNPAARGARGGSGGSGKAEDRQEVKEKPKMGKGEKAVKDKKQIQTSPVPVRKNGRDEEKRESRIKTYSPFAFKFYMEQHIENVMKTYQQKLNRRLQLEQEMSKAGLSEAEQEQMRKMLNQKESNYNRLRRAKMDKSMFVKIKTLGIGAFGEVCLTRKVDTGALYAMKTLRKKDVLNRNQVAHVKAERDILAEADNEWVVRLYYSFQDRDSLYFVMDYIPGGDMMSLLIRMGVFPEHLARFYIAELTLAIESVHKMGFIHRDIKPDNILIDLDGHIKLTDFGLCTGFRWTHNSKYYQKGSHIRQDSMEPSDFWDDVSNCRCGDRLMTLEQRANRQHQRCLAHSLVGTPNYIAPEVLLRKGYTQLCDWWSVGVILFEMLVGQPPFLAPTPTETQIKVINWESTLQVPPQVKLSPEAVDIIGRLCCSSEERLGANGAGEIKAHPFFSEVDFSSSLRQQPAPYRPKIAHPMDTSNFDPVEEEGGPGAWSDSGDSTRALDALCSPHGKHPEHAFYEFTFRRFFDDNGCPFRYPKPLEANMCLSVPGAASMGPEEGEDANEEEEEGEAGEGCEPVFV, from the exons ATGAGGCCCAAGACGTTCCCAGCCGCCCCGTACGTGGGCAACACGCGACAGAGGCTTCAGGAGATCAAGGAGGGCCTGAAGCAGCCGGCCAAGCTGGTGAGCCAGGCGCTGCACGGCGGCAGCTCCAGGTCCGAGGGCAGCAGGGCGGCCGACTCCAAGAGCGGGAAGGACACGGCCAaccggcagcagcagctccggCCGCCGCAGAAGTTCAACAACTACCAGAATGCCCTGCGGGAGATCCGCAGGTCCCTCATGCCCTTCGCCAACGAGTCGGGGGAGGCCGGGGAGGTGAACCGGCAGATGCTGCAGGAGCTCGTCAACGCCGGCTGCGACCAG GAAATGGCGGTGCGGGCGCTGAAGCAAACTGGGAGCAGGAACATCGAAGCCGCCTTGGAGTTCATCAGTAAGATGGGTTACCTCGACCCTCGCAATGAGCTCATTGTCCGTGTCATTAAGCAGACTTCTCCCG GAAAAGCCGGCATGCAGAACACCATGGACCACCGTCCCGCGTTAGAGGTCCCCAGCGAGGCAGGCGCCATGCCTCCGTATCACCAGATGTATGACGGGGCGGCAGGATACGGCCCCGAGAGCGACATGCCCAGAGGCTACATGGCCGCCCCTCCCGTCATGAACTACATGCTGCCCCCGTCGAGCGCCGCTCAGGTCCCCGCCATGGGCAACCCGATGGGTCGGCCCCCGAGCATCGGCAGCTACCCGCCCGTGATGCCCACCCAAAGCAACCCCGGCGGCGTCATGTACCCGCCAGGAGCGCCGCAGAAGGGCTACCCCGGCAGCATGGAGCAACACGGGCCCATGATGAGCTACAACGTCCCCGGGCAGCCGCTGCAGCTCCAGCCGCAGCCACCAGGGGGGCCGGTCCCGGGTCCGCACTACGACTACGGTCACGGCAGGCAGCACATGATGGAACCAGCGGGCTACGGCGTCAAGAGGACCCCGTCTTTCCAGAACAAGATGCAGCCGCCCCCCATGGGTCCCCCTGACGGCTACGTCAACATGCAGGGAAAAGGGCCCCTGGCTCAGAACGGCaccggaggaggaggaggttacCCGGCCAACCTCTACCTGTCCGCTCACGCTCACCCCCGCCAGGCCAGCCCCACGTCCCACCAAGTCCACATGATGTCCCGCTCCCCAGGCGGCGTGCCGTCCATGGGCCCCGAGTTCTCCGACCTGCCTCAGGGTCTGCTGACGCCCTCCAGAGCCAGCCTCAACCTGGACCTGTACGAGCACCACTGGGCCGGCCCTCCCGGTGCCGAGGGGACGCCAGCAGCCAGGCAGCCCCAGCCCCAGGGTCCATTCAGAGGGGAGGTACGCGTGCCCAGCAGAACGAATTCCTTCAACAGTCGCTCCGCCGCTCCCAGCGGCGTCAGACCGCCGATGGCTGCGCCTCCTACTGCTGGGAAGCAGGAGTCCCCGCTGGGCCCGCCCAACACCATCACCGCCGTAACGTCCCCGCCCATCCAGCAGCCGGTCAAAAGCATCCGCGTGATGAGACCAGAGCCCAAAACCGCAGTGGGTCCGTGCCATCCGGGCTGGATGACGGCTCAGGCGCAGGATGCGGTGGAAGGCCTCCCCTACATGCCGGAGGAGACTTACCCGCTGGAGGCCGCTCAGGAGCCCCGCTGCCCTCCTCCACCTTACCCAAAGAGTCTGCTCATGCCCGGGGCGGCGGGCGACCCGGGGGTCCTGGAAGGAGCCGGGGCGAGCGCGGCTGATGTCAGCAACCCCGCCGCCAGAGGAGCGCGCGGCGGCAGCGGAGGGAGCGGGAAGGCTGAGGACCGGCAGGAGGTTAAAGAGAAGCCCAAGATGGGCAAGGGGGAGAAAGCGGTGAAGGACAAGAAGCAGATCCAGACGTCCCCCGTGCCGGTCAGGAAGAACGGGCGAGATGAGGAAAAAAGAGAGTCCCGCATCAAAACCTACTCGCCTTTCGCCTTCAAGTTTTACATGGAGCAGCACATCGAGAACGTGATGAAGACCTACCAGCAGAAACTCAACCGGAGGCtgcagctggagcaggagatgtCCAAG GCCGGCCTGTCAGAAGCAGAGCAGGAGCAGATGAGGAAGATGCTGAACCAAAAGGAGTCTAACTACAACCGGCTACGTCGCGCCAAAATGGACAAGTCCATGTTCGTAAAAATCAAGACGCTCGGCATCGGCGCCTTCGGTGAGGTGTGCCTCACGCGCAAGGTGGACACCGGGGCGCTTTATGCCATGAAAACACTGCGCAAGAAAGATGTGCTCAACCGCAACCAG GTGGCCCACGTGAAAGCGGAGCGGGACATCCTGGCGGAGGCGGACAACGAGTGGGTGGTGCGTCTCTACTACTCCTTCCAGGACCGCGACAGCCTCTACTTCGTCATGGACTACATCCCCGGAGGAGACATGATGAGCCTCCTCATCCGAATGGGGGTCTTCCCTGAGCATCTGGCTCGCTTCTACATCGCCGAGCTGACCCTGGCCATCGAGAGCGTCCACAAGATGGGCTTCATCCACCGCGACATCAAGCCCGACAACATCCTCATCGACCTGGACGGTCACATCAAGCTGACTGACTTCGGCCTGTGCACCGGCTTCCGCTGGACGCACAACTCCAAATACTACCAGAAAG GGAGTCACATCAGACAGGACAGCATGGAGCCGAGCGACTTCTGGGACGACGTGTCAAACTGTCGCTGTGGCGACCGGCTGATGACTCTGGAGCAGCGCGCCAACCGGCAGCACCAGCGCTGCCTGGCTCACTCGCTGGTCGGAACGCCCAATTACATCGCGCCCGAGGTTCTGCTGCGTAAAG gCTACACTCAGCTGTGTGACTGGTGGAGCGTGGGAGTGATTCTCTTTGAGATGTTGGTGGGACAGCCGCCCTTCCTCGCCCCGACGCCCACCGAGACGCAGATTAAG GTCATTAACTGGGAAAGCACACTACAGGTGCCGCCGCAGGTCAAACTGAGCCCAGAGGCTGTGGACATCATCGGccgtctctgctgctcctctgagGAGCGTCTGGGCGCCAACGGCGCCGGCGAGATCAAGGCCCACCCCTTCTTCTCCGAGGTGGACTTCTCCAGCAGCCTGCGGCAGCAGCCGGCGCCCTACCGGCCCAAGATCGCTCATCCCATGGACACGTCTAACTTTGACcccgtggaggaggaggggggccCGGGGGCGTGGAGCGACAGCGGCGACAGCACCCGGGCCCTGGACGCGCTCTGCTCGCCGCACGGCAAGCACCCGGAGCACGCCTTCTACGAGTTCACATTCCGCAGGTTCTTCGACGACAACGGCTGCCCCTTCCGCTACCCTAAGCCCCTCGAGGCCAACATGTGTCTGAGCGTCCCTGGAGCCGCCAGCATGGGCCCAGAGGAGGGGGAGGATGCAaacgaggaggaagaggagggcgAGGCAGGGGAGGGCTGTGAGCCGGTGTTCGTATAG
- the LOC105938369 gene encoding uncharacterized protein LOC105938369 isoform X1: MPKGKQVKNPRSPHYVPSVFTPVPFFPDMKEPGALEVPDKQEARVEAANALLFLQGQGSSTVDGPSRGERPEKEEPEAAAEKSGSSSFSTDEDDGRDEAPERDRKKGKFAQMPDISINFDDILKALKKENRALRESVEKMSLSESAFRNDAEKVRFYTGLPNYFVLETVMWLLAPHMDGMKNVKLSKFQQLLLTLMRLRLDLRNQDLAYRFGVKAGTVARTVHRMVNIMSSTLVPTAVFWPSRAELRKEPAGGPASVPPRLRRHRGLLHRPPGGARLGGGGAGRAALRGHGAGLQLIKVSDRRGAAGRGHLRVAGRARERQRQEPGRGLRLPVQAAPRRRRAVLPRPGHRGVCGGPRSSAQHNGRLQGRR; the protein is encoded by the exons ATGCCTAAAG GTAAACAAGTGAAGAATCCACGTTCGCCCCATTATGTGCCCTCTGTGTTCACCCCAGTTCCCTTCTTCCCAGACATGAAGGAGCCAGGCGCCTTGGAGGTCCCCGACAAGCAGGAGGCGCGCGTGGAGGCCGCCAACGCCCTGCTGTTCCTCCAGGGCCAGGGCAGCTCCACCGTGGACGGGCCCAGCCGAGGGGAGCGTCCCGAAAAGGAGGAGCCGGAGGCCGCGGCAGAGAAGAGCGGGTCTTCGTCCTTCAGCACCGACGAAGACGACGGGCGTGACGAGGCCCCCGAGAGAGACCGGAAGAAAGGAAAGTTTGCTCAGATGCCAGACATATCCATCAACTTCGACGACATCCTGAAAGCTTTAAAGAAGGAGAACCGGGCTCTGAGGGAGTCCGTGGAGAAAATGTCTCTCTCCGAGAGCGCGTTCAGGAACGATGCCGAAAAGGTCCGGTTCTACACCGGCTTGCCCAACTACTTCGTCTTGGAGACTGTCATGTGGCTGCTGGCGCCGCACATGGACGGCATGAAAAACGTCAAGCTGTCCAAGTTCCAGCAGCTTCTGCTCACCCTCATGCGCCTCCGGCTGGACCTCCGCAACCAGGACCTGGCCTACCGCTTCGGGGTGAAAGCCGGCACGGTGGCCAGAACGGTGCACCGGATGGTCAACATCATGTCCTCCACGCTGGTGCCGACGGCGGTCTTCTGGCCCTCCAGGGCGGAGCTCCGTAAAGAACCTGCCGGCGGCCCTGCGAGCGTCCCACCCAGACTGCGCCGTCATCGTGGACTGCTTCACCGTCCCCCTGGAGGAGCCCGTCTcggcggcggcggagcaggaagAGCCGCGCTGCGAGGGCACGGGGCCGGCCTACAGCTCATTAAAGTATCTGATCGGCGTGGCGCCGCAGGGCGTGGTCACCTTCGTGTCGCGGGGCGCGCCCGGGAGCGTCAGCGACAAGAGCCTGGCCGAGGGCTGCGGCTTCCTGTGCAAGCTGCTCCCCGGCGACGTCGTGCTGTCCTGCCGCGACCTGGACATCGCGGAGTCTGTGGCGGCCCGCGGAGCTCTGCTCAGCATAACGGGCGCCTGCAGGGCCGGAGGTAG